A stretch of the Deltaproteobacteria bacterium genome encodes the following:
- a CDS encoding SET domain-containing protein: MRATKGKTAVAALNTEKVHYVSPKLVRKVRPQKGGYGVFAARQINAGELMVVWGGGVVSRKELAAMNPLTRRHAIQVEESLYLVSQDGPEVGDFVNHSCAPNAGLSGQMSLVALRCIRVGEEICYDYAMSDGSDYDEFSCSCGAETCRAKVTGRDWELPELQERYAGYFSPYLQRRLLAQRLVETAVTDKVDLTVVPDLASDPA; the protein is encoded by the coding sequence ATGCGGGCGACGAAAGGCAAGACCGCTGTAGCTGCACTAAACACGGAAAAGGTGCATTATGTATCACCGAAGCTTGTCCGTAAGGTGCGCCCACAAAAAGGCGGATACGGTGTCTTTGCTGCTCGTCAGATCAATGCAGGCGAGTTGATGGTGGTTTGGGGAGGGGGAGTTGTCTCGAGAAAAGAACTGGCTGCAATGAACCCCCTGACGCGCCGTCACGCCATTCAAGTTGAAGAAAGTCTTTATTTAGTGTCGCAGGATGGGCCTGAGGTTGGTGATTTCGTCAATCACTCGTGCGCGCCTAATGCGGGTCTTTCCGGACAAATGTCGCTGGTTGCTTTGCGGTGTATTCGCGTCGGCGAAGAAATTTGCTACGACTACGCCATGTCTGATGGTAGCGATTACGACGAATTTTCATGCTCGTGTGGGGCGGAGACTTGCCGTGCCAAAGTTACTGGGCGTGATTGGGAATTACCGGAGTTGCAAGAACGCTATGCCGGGTATTTTTCCCCTTATCTGCAGAGGCGATTGCTTGCACAGAGATTAGTCGAGACGGCTGTTACTGATAAAGTCGATTTGACCGTGGTACCAGACCTTGCAAGTGATCCAGCCTGA
- a CDS encoding agmatine deiminase family protein, producing MDRSLRMIIAGWLLLSPPAWSKTEAVRPVPEYAPTPALMLSADLFAASYHAPELMQAIVKAGAAVVLATTAPQSRRQLAGALLAQGVDRATVARSYSTYLPHGNIWLRDYGPIILAAAGSKTEFELASFRYDDPSAQVNNQFAQSLAGAAHFNLLATPLVLDGGNLLVGGEYCFTSTQERQITNRDDIQAQLTRLGCRKTVVISDAPHAHLDMWMKIVSDQVALVNQIDDATMTAAKQFYGYIPDEVVRLKRLLDAKADELSRYLQIVRVPMPLPYRGVFRTYTNAVLVNGHAIVPSYRRFGWNYDDYPDARLLSGFENKVKKIYEKVGYRVSTIAADGLIFNGGAFHCVTLPFPLTSGISSPQSNDRKGN from the coding sequence TTGGACCGAAGTCTGCGCATGATTATCGCTGGTTGGCTTCTTTTGAGTCCTCCGGCCTGGTCCAAGACTGAAGCTGTCCGCCCGGTACCAGAGTATGCCCCGACCCCGGCACTGATGCTGTCAGCCGACTTATTTGCGGCCTCATACCATGCCCCAGAACTCATGCAGGCCATCGTTAAGGCTGGAGCGGCCGTCGTCCTGGCAACAACCGCCCCCCAGAGTCGGCGCCAGTTAGCAGGCGCCTTGTTGGCGCAGGGTGTCGACCGGGCCACTGTAGCGCGTTCCTACAGTACGTACCTGCCACACGGGAACATCTGGTTGCGCGACTACGGGCCCATCATCCTGGCGGCGGCGGGCTCTAAGACCGAGTTCGAACTTGCCAGTTTTCGCTACGATGACCCATCAGCTCAGGTGAACAATCAGTTTGCCCAATCCCTAGCAGGTGCGGCGCATTTCAACCTCTTGGCAACACCTTTGGTTTTGGACGGCGGGAATTTACTAGTTGGGGGGGAATACTGTTTTACTTCGACTCAGGAACGGCAGATAACAAATCGGGATGATATCCAAGCGCAATTGACCAGACTTGGCTGCCGGAAGACCGTAGTGATCAGTGACGCCCCCCACGCCCATCTCGATATGTGGATGAAGATCGTTAGCGATCAAGTCGCATTAGTTAACCAGATTGATGATGCGACGATGACGGCGGCCAAACAATTTTATGGTTACATTCCTGATGAGGTAGTGCGACTAAAGCGGCTGCTTGATGCAAAAGCAGACGAATTGAGTCGTTACTTGCAGATTGTCCGTGTGCCCATGCCGCTTCCCTATCGCGGTGTATTTCGGACCTATACAAATGCCGTATTGGTGAATGGACACGCCATCGTCCCAAGCTATCGACGCTTCGGTTGGAACTACGATGACTATCCGGATGCCAGATTACTCTCTGGGTTCGAAAATAAAGTTAAAAAAATTTACGAAAAAGTTGGCTATCGCGTGAGCACTATTGCTGCTGATGGTCTGATTTTCAACGGCGGTGCGTTTCATTGTGTGACGTTACCGTTTCCCTTAACTAGCGGAATTTCGTCACCGCAATCAAATGATCGGAAAGGAAACTGA
- a CDS encoding SH3 domain-containing protein — protein sequence MRLTKALLFVAAFALIPGCATKKGDEDGEEEEEGKEGEEAGGEDKSSESGGDGSSDQAAAAAPAPAPVPPPAAVAVPPPAAPKAPSPVTFPAAAPKPAAPVAVAPPKPVTAPVAAAAPAVAAAPVAKPVAAPAAVAPVPVAAAAAAPVAKPIAAAPVAVQPAAAKPLATAPVAAVAPAAAVAAPAPAPLPAPAPPPAPKVYPGFDGPTVTRYVRVVAIKVRAAPSKDAPVVGWVAQGDKVEVVLNGEWAKLTDSGHYLTTKYLVNKPPK from the coding sequence ATGAGGTTGACCAAAGCTTTGCTGTTCGTCGCAGCATTTGCTCTTATCCCCGGTTGCGCCACCAAAAAAGGCGACGAGGACGGTGAGGAAGAGGAAGAGGGCAAAGAAGGTGAAGAGGCTGGCGGCGAAGATAAAAGCTCTGAGTCAGGCGGCGATGGGTCATCGGACCAAGCCGCTGCTGCGGCGCCAGCTCCAGCTCCAGTACCGCCACCCGCTGCCGTCGCAGTACCGCCACCGGCTGCACCCAAAGCACCATCACCTGTGACATTTCCAGCTGCTGCACCTAAACCTGCAGCACCCGTTGCAGTTGCACCGCCAAAACCGGTAACCGCACCCGTTGCAGCGGCTGCCCCAGCTGTGGCGGCAGCTCCAGTCGCTAAACCAGTCGCAGCGCCTGCAGCAGTTGCACCCGTGCCAGTTGCAGCAGCGGCAGCTGCTCCAGTGGCTAAACCAATCGCGGCGGCACCTGTTGCGGTGCAACCTGCTGCTGCAAAACCTCTAGCCACTGCTCCCGTAGCGGCAGTAGCACCCGCGGCCGCAGTTGCGGCCCCAGCTCCAGCACCGCTGCCGGCTCCCGCACCGCCGCCCGCACCGAAGGTGTACCCTGGATTTGATGGACCAACTGTCACACGTTATGTCCGCGTCGTCGCCATCAAAGTCCGAGCGGCCCCATCCAAGGATGCTCCCGTCGTGGGATGGGTCGCCCAAGGTGACAAGGTTGAGGTCGTACTCAATGGCGAATGGGCTAAACTTACGGACTCCGGGCATTATCTGACCACGAAATACCTCGTCAACAAGCCGCCCAAATGA
- a CDS encoding CoA pyrophosphatase codes for MLEPSKGNSGSGPGLAPESLPSTIWNLESAELPWSGLALSPAPRGPSAVLALFVAGQNPRDQASLVLTRRSTTVRSHKGQISFAGGRCDPIDVSPSATALREAHEELGLAPDLVKVHGMLPPITGLDGAAIYPVVGSANVQPNHLVPAAAEVAEVFTVPWPLVSRKAAKSFDFNLFGHWRSSWMFETPRGTIWGLTALILYRAALA; via the coding sequence ATGTTAGAGCCCTCTAAAGGTAACTCGGGCAGTGGTCCGGGGCTTGCCCCGGAATCTCTCCCAAGTACCATTTGGAATTTAGAGTCGGCCGAGCTTCCCTGGTCAGGATTAGCGTTAAGTCCTGCGCCTAGGGGACCCAGTGCTGTATTGGCACTCTTTGTTGCCGGACAAAATCCACGCGATCAAGCGTCGTTGGTACTCACGCGGCGCAGCACCACAGTGAGGTCGCACAAAGGTCAAATTAGCTTCGCCGGTGGCCGCTGTGATCCGATAGATGTGAGTCCATCTGCGACGGCGCTCAGAGAGGCTCACGAAGAACTGGGCCTTGCACCCGACTTGGTAAAGGTGCACGGCATGTTACCGCCTATTACTGGGTTGGACGGCGCCGCTATTTATCCGGTGGTTGGCTCGGCGAACGTCCAGCCTAACCATTTGGTGCCTGCGGCGGCCGAGGTAGCTGAGGTGTTTACGGTACCCTGGCCCCTAGTTTCTCGCAAAGCTGCAAAATCTTTCGACTTCAACCTGTTTGGTCACTGGCGTAGTTCTTGGATGTTCGAAACACCTAGAGGCACGATTTGGGGTCTAACAGCGCTGATACTGTACCGGGCAGCGCTGGCATGA
- a CDS encoding RNA-binding protein: MSKKLFVGGLSWGTDDEGLRQAFAKFGQISEAKVITDRETGRSRGFGFITFASDSDAQSAMSEMDGKELDGRTIKVNEAQERPPRSGGGGGGGGGYGGGGRGGDRGGFGGGGRGGDRGGNRW, encoded by the coding sequence ATGTCTAAGAAGCTTTTTGTGGGTGGGTTGAGCTGGGGTACGGACGATGAAGGTCTGCGCCAAGCGTTCGCGAAGTTTGGTCAGATCAGCGAAGCAAAGGTCATCACTGACCGTGAAACTGGTCGCTCCCGCGGATTTGGATTTATCACTTTTGCCTCCGATAGCGACGCCCAGTCGGCTATGAGTGAGATGGACGGCAAAGAACTTGATGGCCGTACCATCAAGGTCAACGAGGCGCAAGAGCGTCCGCCACGTAGCGGTGGCGGCGGCGGCGGCGGCGGTGGTTACGGCGGCGGCGGCCGTGGCGGTGACCGCGGCGGATTCGGCGGCGGTGGTCGCGGTGGCGATCGCGGCGGCAATCGCTGGTAA
- a CDS encoding NAD-dependent succinate-semialdehyde dehydrogenase gives MSGFYTLNPYSAETINHYDYMTSSALEHHVAVAQATFDRWSKEPLARRVEFLKRLAQLLRVHKTRLATLATTEMGKPIAQAEGEVEKCAKTCDFYAANAEVMLEDELVRTEHARSLVCHRPLGVVLAIMPWNFPYWQVIRCAVPATLAGNTVILKHADNTTGCALALAELWREAAGQEGLLSVLVADHSVLVEVIADSRVRAVSLTGSERAGSAVAELAGRHLKKVVLELGGSDPYLVLKDADVGLAARVGVEARFVNSGQSCVAAKRFIVTSEVYEEFVSLFVRATKARKVGDPRDPSVQIGPMARDDLRLNLTKQVDESVAQGAKVELGGRSEGGSGFFYLPTVMTGIKPVMPVFNDEVFGPVAPIIKAEDEAQALALANQTRYGLGAAIFSRDVERAQSLARYELDAGFVAINGMVVSDPRLPFGGVRASGFGRELARHGLFEFLNVKTMVVS, from the coding sequence ATGTCTGGCTTTTATACACTCAATCCCTATAGCGCCGAAACTATAAATCATTACGACTACATGACATCTAGTGCTCTGGAGCATCATGTGGCAGTGGCGCAAGCAACCTTCGATAGATGGTCTAAGGAACCACTCGCTAGACGAGTTGAGTTCCTAAAGCGGCTCGCGCAGCTTCTACGAGTCCACAAAACGAGGTTAGCGACTCTCGCCACGACGGAGATGGGTAAACCCATCGCGCAGGCTGAGGGAGAGGTTGAGAAGTGTGCGAAGACTTGTGACTTTTACGCAGCAAACGCTGAGGTCATGCTTGAAGATGAGCTCGTTCGTACCGAACACGCGCGTAGTTTAGTGTGCCATCGCCCCTTGGGAGTAGTGCTTGCCATCATGCCCTGGAACTTTCCCTACTGGCAGGTCATCCGATGTGCTGTACCAGCGACCCTAGCTGGGAACACGGTAATCCTAAAGCACGCCGACAATACCACGGGGTGTGCCCTCGCTCTGGCGGAGCTTTGGCGTGAGGCAGCCGGCCAAGAGGGTCTGCTCTCAGTCTTGGTTGCTGATCACTCGGTCTTGGTGGAGGTCATAGCCGATTCCAGAGTCCGCGCCGTGAGCTTGACCGGTAGTGAACGTGCAGGTTCGGCAGTGGCTGAGCTCGCCGGCAGGCACCTAAAAAAAGTGGTGCTTGAGCTCGGTGGTAGCGATCCCTACTTGGTTTTGAAAGATGCCGACGTAGGCCTGGCCGCGCGTGTCGGCGTTGAGGCGCGGTTTGTCAACAGCGGCCAAAGCTGTGTCGCGGCTAAGAGGTTCATTGTAACATCCGAGGTTTATGAGGAGTTCGTTAGCTTATTCGTGCGCGCAACGAAAGCGCGTAAGGTCGGTGACCCCCGAGATCCCAGTGTCCAAATTGGGCCCATGGCTCGTGATGATTTGCGGCTTAATCTTACCAAACAAGTAGATGAGAGCGTGGCACAAGGGGCCAAGGTAGAACTCGGTGGAAGATCCGAAGGGGGCTCCGGTTTTTTCTATCTACCAACGGTAATGACGGGAATTAAGCCGGTCATGCCTGTTTTTAACGACGAGGTTTTTGGCCCAGTTGCGCCGATCATTAAAGCCGAGGACGAGGCGCAGGCCCTGGCACTAGCCAATCAAACGCGCTACGGACTTGGGGCGGCGATTTTCAGTCGCGATGTAGAGCGAGCTCAGAGCCTAGCGCGCTACGAATTGGATGCCGGATTTGTTGCAATAAATGGCATGGTGGTGTCGGATCCGCGGCTGCCATTTGGCGGTGTGCGCGCATCGGGATTTGGGCGTGAGCTGGCGCGACACGGTCTTTTTGAGTTCCTAAACGTCAAGACCATGGTTGTTTCCTGA
- a CDS encoding pyridoxal phosphate-dependent aminotransferase — translation MHAIKPPTAFRPVPRTGVIYVTTEAQERGFRPHDPLWCNLGQGQPETGALAGAAKRVEELTVRPDDQEYAPTVGLWELRDAVASLYNQLFRRGMRSQYSAENVCIAGGGRTLLTRAAASLGQVNLGHFLPDYTAYEELLDIFKAFTAIPILLEGANKYEFSLADLRREIVGRGLSGLLFSNPCNPTGKLVDGEVMADWVRLSRELDCTLLIDEFYSHYVYSRPAQEAYIASAARYVEDVERDPVLLFDGFTKNWRYPGWRVSWAVGPRTVIEALASAGSFLDGGGSKPLQRAALPLLDPTVVYAETSAIQTVFRAKRDYLLKELSRLGVQFDHQPEATFYAWGSVATLPTSISEGMSFFRAALDQQVITVPGEFFDVNPGKRRKGGASRFKNYVRFSFGPQLETLTLAINRLEHMIGTARG, via the coding sequence ATGCACGCGATTAAGCCGCCGACTGCATTTCGTCCCGTACCAAGAACTGGGGTCATCTATGTGACTACCGAAGCACAGGAGAGGGGATTTCGGCCGCATGACCCGCTCTGGTGCAATCTCGGGCAGGGTCAGCCTGAAACAGGTGCCCTTGCAGGCGCTGCCAAGAGAGTCGAAGAGCTTACGGTGCGCCCCGACGATCAGGAATATGCTCCAACGGTCGGTCTTTGGGAGCTTCGCGATGCCGTTGCGTCCCTATACAATCAACTTTTTCGTCGCGGTATGAGGTCCCAATACAGCGCTGAAAATGTATGTATAGCTGGAGGTGGGCGTACGCTTTTGACGCGAGCCGCCGCCAGTCTTGGGCAGGTAAACTTGGGGCACTTTCTACCCGACTACACGGCCTACGAGGAGCTCCTAGACATCTTCAAGGCTTTTACCGCAATTCCGATATTGCTTGAAGGTGCCAACAAATACGAGTTTTCCTTGGCGGATCTCCGCCGCGAAATCGTTGGTCGTGGCTTATCCGGTTTACTCTTTTCTAACCCATGTAATCCCACCGGTAAGCTTGTCGATGGTGAGGTCATGGCTGATTGGGTGCGGTTATCTCGAGAACTAGACTGTACGTTACTCATCGATGAATTCTATTCGCACTATGTTTACTCGCGCCCAGCTCAAGAGGCCTACATAGCGAGTGCCGCGCGCTACGTCGAAGACGTTGAACGCGATCCCGTGTTGCTATTTGATGGGTTCACCAAGAATTGGCGCTACCCAGGGTGGCGTGTGTCTTGGGCTGTGGGTCCTCGTACAGTTATTGAGGCCTTAGCAAGCGCCGGTTCGTTTTTGGATGGTGGCGGATCGAAGCCACTGCAGCGTGCAGCGTTACCCTTACTCGATCCGACTGTGGTCTACGCCGAGACCTCGGCGATCCAGACCGTATTTAGAGCCAAGCGAGATTATCTACTGAAAGAGCTGAGCCGTCTTGGTGTGCAGTTTGATCACCAGCCCGAGGCCACCTTCTACGCTTGGGGATCCGTAGCCACATTGCCCACCTCGATCAGCGAAGGCATGAGCTTTTTTCGTGCGGCACTAGACCAACAAGTGATTACAGTTCCCGGTGAGTTTTTTGACGTAAACCCTGGCAAGCGCCGCAAGGGAGGCGCTTCCAGGTTTAAGAATTATGTGCGGTTTTCTTTTGGTCCGCAGCTCGAGACGCTGACCCTAGCGATTAATCGTCTCGAACACATGATTGGCACAGCGCGCGGCTAG
- a CDS encoding class I SAM-dependent methyltransferase has translation MAEHCNLYDRAMYYDVIFKRDVSSEVKFVNDVYTKYHGGAISSVLDVACGPGYHARGFARDGVKSWGLDLRAEMLRYANDEAKKEGAAVSWIEADMRTFKLSAPVDVAFCMFDGLDCLLTNDNLVKHFQAVAANLTPKGLYIVDLSHPAEVSFSHYKKFHYHGQRDGISVDIHWATNDPKYDLATGIAHVALELHVDDNGKKIVVRDEADERLLFPQELSLLAAQSKSLEVVGWYGDFAINQPLDHSPKSRRMIGVFQKVG, from the coding sequence GTGGCAGAGCATTGTAACCTCTACGACCGTGCCATGTACTACGATGTGATCTTTAAGCGTGATGTCAGCTCTGAAGTTAAGTTTGTCAACGACGTGTACACTAAATACCACGGGGGGGCTATCAGCTCCGTACTCGATGTTGCTTGTGGTCCTGGTTACCATGCGCGCGGCTTTGCTCGTGATGGTGTCAAGTCTTGGGGCCTAGATCTGCGCGCAGAAATGCTCCGTTATGCCAATGACGAGGCAAAAAAAGAAGGCGCCGCGGTCAGCTGGATTGAGGCCGACATGAGAACTTTCAAGTTGTCTGCACCCGTAGACGTGGCTTTCTGTATGTTCGACGGTCTGGATTGTTTACTCACTAACGATAATTTGGTGAAACACTTCCAGGCTGTTGCCGCCAATTTAACGCCCAAGGGTCTGTACATAGTTGATTTGTCCCACCCGGCAGAAGTGTCGTTTAGCCATTACAAAAAATTCCACTATCACGGTCAGCGTGATGGCATTTCCGTTGATATCCACTGGGCGACCAATGATCCCAAATATGACTTAGCGACGGGCATTGCGCACGTGGCACTCGAACTTCATGTCGATGATAACGGCAAGAAAATTGTCGTCCGTGATGAAGCGGATGAGAGGCTTCTATTTCCGCAGGAGTTAAGTCTCCTTGCCGCTCAGTCCAAGTCCCTAGAGGTCGTAGGCTGGTATGGTGATTTCGCCATTAATCAACCTCTCGATCACTCGCCTAAATCACGGCGCATGATTGGCGTCTTCCAGAAAGTCGGGTGA
- the rpsI gene encoding 30S ribosomal protein S9 produces the protein MAAKYIHTVGKRKSAIARVWMKPGKGEITINKRSLDEYYLRATSKMVILQPLELTGSVGQFDIRVNVMGGGLSGQAGAIRHAISRALANNDGEARKILKKAGLITRDSRKKERKLPGQPGARKRFQYSKR, from the coding sequence ATGGCAGCCAAATATATCCACACAGTCGGAAAGCGTAAGTCGGCGATTGCCCGGGTTTGGATGAAGCCCGGCAAAGGCGAGATCACCATCAATAAGCGCTCTCTCGATGAATACTACCTCCGCGCAACCTCTAAGATGGTGATTCTTCAGCCACTAGAGTTGACGGGCAGTGTTGGCCAGTTCGATATCCGCGTCAACGTCATGGGCGGCGGACTTTCGGGCCAAGCAGGTGCGATTCGTCATGCTATCTCCAGAGCCCTTGCTAATAATGATGGCGAGGCTCGCAAGATTCTGAAGAAAGCCGGCCTGATCACTCGTGACTCACGCAAGAAAGAGCGTAAGTTGCCTGGTCAACCTGGCGCTCGGAAACGCTTCCAGTACAGCAAACGCTAA
- a CDS encoding glutamine synthetase type III, producing MAADSINNFAGTSGAKDALAQPISEYFGELTFGLGEMRERLPRDAFSELMKTLEHGRKLSKETADAIAKAIMDWSVRKGATHFCHWFQPMTGLTAEKHDSFISIQHSNHSELKVIERFTGSMLIQGEPDASSFPSGGMRSTFEARGYTAWDPTSPLFIVENAAGARTLCIPTVFFGYHGQALDNKTPLLRSVQSLSQEACAFLKLLGDVDVKSVMATLGPEQEYFLIDREVAAKRPDLMMTGRTLLGAPTARGQKLEDHYFGSIPSRVIAYMEDLERELYRLGIPVKTRHNEVAPSQFEMAPIFESMSIASDHNTLAMETMKRVAARHGFMCLLHEKPFAAINGSGKHCNWSMSNDKGENLLDPGHTPHQNLRFLAVAAVVIRAVHKHAALLASSIMSPGNDLRLGGNEAPPTIISIFLGSMLEKIFETIAQGEAARGSEREIINLGVSHIPDISKDYTDRNRTSPFAFTGNKFEFRAVGASANVAVPMSVLNAAVTDALGEASTRLKALIAKTGTRDEAVITLVRELISESKHILFSGNNYSAEWREEAKRRSLPIIDSAADAFAIWNDEKATEFLVAAKVLSREEIVSRYNVQLERYIKTMEIELDTTVALINEYVVPAVEKQLERTYNVQRDVKNDNLKSALGRRTATLETAFADLLQQCDALKRSLDKLADTHDEAAKVAHIVRECKPAAAKLRAAADRAEQEVADELWTLPKYREMLFHHSVK from the coding sequence ATGGCAGCAGACAGTATTAATAATTTTGCCGGTACATCAGGTGCTAAAGATGCTCTAGCGCAGCCTATTTCCGAATATTTCGGCGAGCTGACATTTGGTCTTGGTGAAATGCGCGAGCGGTTGCCGCGCGATGCGTTCAGTGAGCTGATGAAGACGCTTGAGCACGGGCGTAAATTGTCTAAAGAGACAGCCGATGCTATCGCTAAGGCCATCATGGACTGGTCGGTTCGTAAAGGTGCCACCCACTTCTGCCACTGGTTCCAACCGATGACTGGTTTGACCGCGGAGAAGCACGATTCTTTCATTTCGATTCAACACTCCAATCACTCAGAGCTCAAGGTGATTGAGCGCTTTACTGGCAGCATGCTCATCCAAGGTGAGCCGGATGCATCCAGTTTCCCCTCGGGCGGCATGCGCTCAACTTTTGAAGCTCGTGGTTATACAGCGTGGGATCCGACGTCTCCTTTATTTATCGTAGAGAATGCAGCTGGAGCACGCACGCTGTGTATCCCCACGGTATTCTTTGGCTACCATGGCCAAGCCCTGGACAATAAGACGCCGTTACTCAGGTCGGTTCAGAGTTTGTCTCAAGAGGCTTGCGCCTTTCTAAAGCTACTGGGCGATGTTGACGTCAAGTCAGTGATGGCGACCCTGGGACCAGAGCAGGAATACTTCCTAATCGATCGTGAAGTAGCTGCCAAACGTCCGGACTTGATGATGACCGGTCGTACGCTTCTTGGTGCTCCTACCGCTCGAGGGCAGAAGTTGGAGGACCACTATTTTGGCTCCATACCTAGCCGTGTGATTGCTTACATGGAAGACCTAGAGCGAGAACTTTACCGTCTCGGCATTCCGGTCAAGACAAGGCATAACGAGGTGGCTCCCAGTCAATTTGAGATGGCGCCGATCTTTGAGAGCATGTCGATTGCATCGGATCACAACACACTCGCCATGGAGACGATGAAGCGAGTGGCTGCTCGTCATGGTTTTATGTGTCTACTGCACGAGAAGCCATTTGCTGCAATCAACGGCAGTGGTAAGCACTGCAACTGGTCGATGTCCAACGACAAGGGTGAGAACCTTCTTGACCCGGGTCACACGCCACACCAGAATTTGCGCTTCCTTGCGGTTGCAGCAGTAGTGATCCGGGCTGTCCATAAGCATGCGGCCCTGCTCGCATCGTCGATCATGAGTCCGGGTAATGACTTGCGCCTCGGTGGTAACGAGGCACCACCAACTATCATTTCTATCTTCCTTGGCTCTATGCTCGAGAAAATTTTCGAAACGATTGCTCAAGGAGAAGCAGCCCGCGGCTCTGAGCGTGAGATTATCAACCTCGGCGTGAGTCATATTCCCGATATTTCAAAAGACTACACCGATAGAAACCGGACTAGTCCGTTTGCTTTCACCGGTAATAAGTTTGAGTTCCGCGCAGTTGGAGCCTCGGCTAACGTGGCAGTGCCCATGTCAGTCCTTAATGCAGCTGTGACTGATGCGTTGGGGGAGGCTTCGACCCGTCTTAAAGCTCTGATAGCTAAAACTGGTACGCGCGATGAGGCGGTGATTACGCTGGTTCGTGAGCTTATCAGCGAGAGCAAGCATATCCTCTTTAGCGGTAACAATTATTCTGCTGAGTGGCGCGAAGAGGCTAAACGCCGTAGCTTGCCGATTATTGATTCGGCCGCAGATGCCTTTGCGATCTGGAACGATGAAAAAGCGACGGAATTCCTAGTCGCTGCTAAGGTTCTAAGCCGCGAGGAGATCGTCTCACGTTACAATGTACAGCTTGAGCGATACATCAAGACCATGGAGATCGAGCTTGATACTACGGTAGCACTGATCAACGAGTATGTGGTCCCAGCGGTGGAAAAGCAACTGGAGCGAACCTACAACGTTCAACGTGACGTTAAGAATGATAATTTGAAGTCGGCTCTAGGCCGTCGGACTGCTACGCTTGAAACTGCATTTGCGGATCTTCTGCAGCAGTGTGACGCACTTAAGCGTTCGCTCGATAAGCTTGCCGACACGCATGACGAGGCAGCCAAGGTTGCGCACATTGTCAGAGAGTGCAAGCCAGCGGCTGCTAAGCTTCGCGCTGCAGCAGATCGGGCGGAGCAGGAAGTGGCCGATGAGCTCTGGACCTTACCTAAGTACCGCGAGATGCTATTCCACCATTCGGTGAAATGA
- the rplM gene encoding 50S ribosomal protein L13, with product MKTHSIRPVDIQKKWVIVDATNQTLGRLASQVAYVLRGKHKPTYAPHLDTGDNVIVVNCAKVKLTGKKWTDKVYHHHTGFMGGIKEASAQEILAKAPERLVAIAVKGMLPKTKLGRALTTNLRVYADDQHGQDAQKPVKVNLDRASSVQK from the coding sequence ATGAAGACACATAGCATTAGACCAGTAGATATTCAGAAAAAGTGGGTAATTGTCGACGCGACAAACCAGACTCTAGGTCGGTTAGCATCGCAGGTAGCTTACGTGCTCCGCGGCAAACACAAGCCAACCTACGCACCTCATCTCGACACCGGTGACAATGTCATCGTCGTTAATTGCGCCAAGGTTAAACTGACCGGCAAAAAGTGGACGGACAAGGTGTACCATCACCATACCGGCTTCATGGGCGGTATCAAAGAAGCCTCCGCTCAGGAGATCCTAGCTAAGGCTCCGGAACGCCTCGTAGCGATTGCTGTCAAGGGCATGCTTCCAAAGACTAAGCTGGGTAGGGCTCTGACGACTAACCTGCGCGTCTACGCAGACGATCAGCATGGCCAAGACGCACAGAAGCCGGTCAAGGTTAACTTGGACCGCGCGTCCAGCGTACAGAAATAA
- a CDS encoding polymer-forming cytoskeletal protein, with product MGLKSPSYYHLSQDQSFPSFRSLSKEAPLFKVDKSAIAKANKKPVTGRDTGAVTILTSGCHFSGKLYCRGASRVGGRIEGQVVSEGLLIIEEEAIITAEIKAEEVIIQGRVEGKLQATGRVELASTSFFTGDISTPVLVVREGAQFNGHSAMIKREAPVSGNGKQLRPLTSNGGKGTNKKTDGVTPDVNTDSRIEVPVHSTPEVNVRAL from the coding sequence ATTGGCTTAAAGTCACCTTCGTATTACCATCTATCTCAAGACCAATCGTTCCCGAGTTTTCGCAGCTTGTCAAAGGAGGCTCCCTTGTTCAAGGTCGACAAATCCGCAATTGCCAAGGCCAACAAAAAGCCTGTCACCGGCCGCGACACTGGCGCCGTGACCATTCTGACAAGCGGATGTCACTTCTCAGGTAAACTTTACTGCCGCGGCGCTTCTAGGGTAGGAGGGCGCATTGAGGGCCAAGTGGTATCGGAAGGGCTTCTTATTATTGAAGAAGAGGCAATCATAACGGCTGAAATAAAGGCTGAAGAGGTGATCATTCAGGGTCGCGTCGAGGGCAAACTGCAAGCCACGGGTCGCGTCGAGCTGGCATCGACTAGCTTTTTTACCGGTGATATCAGTACCCCAGTGCTAGTGGTTCGAGAAGGAGCACAGTTCAACGGACACTCGGCCATGATCAAACGCGAGGCTCCGGTCTCGGGAAACGGTAAACAGCTGCGCCCGCTCACGAGTAATGGCGGCAAGGGAACCAACAAAAAAACGGATGGCGTGACCCCCGACGTAAACACTGACTCCCGTATCGAGGTCCCTGTCCACTCAACTCCGGAAGTCAATGTTAGAGCCCTCTAA